A genome region from Geobacter pickeringii includes the following:
- the waaF gene encoding lipopolysaccharide heptosyltransferase II gives MKHLEKNSVHRILVRSTNWIGDAVMTTPALRAIRESFPGARVTLLANSLVAPLFTVHEAVDDVIVYDRRGAHAGLGGKLRLARELRTRRFDLAILLQNAVDAALIAWLARIPRRMGYRTDGRGPLLTHGVPVDEHVRQLHHVEYYLAMLGRFGVATRDRSLALFTTPDEDAAVEELLQSHGMKKGDFLLGINPGATYGAAKRWYPERFAAVADELSRRWGARVVVTGGPGEAAIAADIAAAMTVPPLVMAGKTSVRELMALIKRCDFFITNDSGPMHIAAAFGVPLVAVFGSTDHTTTSPWSDRAVIVRRDTDCAPCLLRECPTDHRCMTAVTVDDVVEAADRLRTRVAVPEHSA, from the coding sequence GTGAAGCATCTGGAAAAAAACTCCGTGCACCGGATCCTGGTCCGGTCCACCAACTGGATCGGCGACGCGGTGATGACCACGCCTGCCCTGCGGGCCATTCGGGAGAGCTTCCCCGGTGCCCGGGTGACGCTTCTGGCCAACTCCCTCGTGGCGCCGCTCTTCACCGTGCACGAAGCCGTGGATGACGTCATCGTCTATGACCGAAGGGGGGCGCACGCCGGCCTGGGAGGAAAGCTCCGGCTCGCCCGGGAACTCAGAACGCGCCGGTTCGATCTGGCGATCCTCCTTCAGAACGCCGTCGATGCGGCGCTCATCGCCTGGCTTGCCCGGATACCCCGCCGCATGGGGTACCGGACCGACGGGCGCGGGCCGCTGCTTACCCACGGTGTGCCAGTGGATGAACACGTGCGCCAGCTCCACCACGTGGAGTACTATCTGGCCATGCTCGGCCGCTTTGGTGTCGCCACCCGCGACCGGAGCCTTGCTCTCTTTACGACCCCTGACGAGGACGCCGCCGTGGAGGAACTTCTGCAGAGCCACGGGATGAAAAAGGGCGATTTTCTCCTCGGCATCAACCCCGGCGCCACCTATGGTGCGGCCAAACGCTGGTACCCGGAGCGCTTCGCCGCAGTGGCCGACGAACTGTCCCGCCGCTGGGGGGCGCGGGTCGTGGTGACCGGCGGACCGGGAGAGGCTGCCATCGCCGCCGACATCGCCGCCGCCATGACCGTACCTCCCCTCGTCATGGCGGGGAAGACCTCGGTGCGGGAGTTGATGGCGCTCATCAAACGCTGCGACTTCTTCATCACCAACGACTCGGGCCCCATGCACATCGCCGCCGCCTTCGGCGTTCCGCTCGTGGCGGTGTTCGGTTCCACGGATCACACGACCACCTCGCCCTGGAGCGACCGTGCCGTCATTGTGCGCCGCGACACCGACTGCGCTCCGTGCCTTCTGCGTGAGTGCCCCACGGACCATCGGTGCATGACAGCGGTGACGGTGGACGACGTGGTGGAGGCCGCGGACCGGCTTCGGACGCGCGTTGCTGTACCGGAGCACTCCGCATGA
- a CDS encoding Trm112 family protein, producing the protein MALSEGLLEILACPRCKGKVVLRGDESGLVCESCRLVYPVRDGIPVMLVDEAEKIGGSGR; encoded by the coding sequence ATGGCACTATCGGAAGGATTGCTTGAAATTCTTGCCTGTCCACGCTGCAAAGGGAAGGTAGTCCTCCGGGGCGACGAATCGGGGCTTGTCTGCGAATCCTGCCGCCTCGTCTACCCGGTGCGGGACGGGATTCCGGTCATGCTGGTGGATGAGGCGGAAAAGATCGGTGGCAGTGGCCGGTAA